One window of the Triticum dicoccoides isolate Atlit2015 ecotype Zavitan chromosome 3B, WEW_v2.0, whole genome shotgun sequence genome contains the following:
- the LOC119275414 gene encoding GDSL esterase/lipase At5g45920-like, with amino-acid sequence MRPRLVLFGDSITEQSFAPGGWGAALAEHFARQADVVLRGLSGYNTRWALKVLDRAMEGAADGGADPAAVTVFFGANDATLPDEVQAHQHVPLGEYKDNLRAICAYFKNKWPSAAIILITPPPIHEPARIRDIYGDNDPSRQPERTNEAAGTYAQACITVAKELGHPVIDIWTQIQQCPDWQTSALSDGLHFTPFGNKILFDEVLKTLESVGFSQHSLRSDLPLFHEIDPKDPLKAFEI; translated from the exons aTGCGGCCGCGGCTGGTGCTCTTCGGCGACTCAATCACCGAGCAGTCCTTTGCCCCCGGCGGCTGGGGCGCCGCCCTCGCGGAGCACTTCGCGAGGCAG GCGGATGTGGTGCTCCGCGGGCTCAGCGGGTACAACACGCGCTGGGCGCTGAAGGTGCTGGACAGAGCCATGGAGGGGGCGGCCGACGGCGGCGCGGACCCGGCGGCAGTGACGGTGTTCTTCGGCGCCAACGACGCCACCCTGCCCGACGAGGTGCAGGCGCACCAGCACGTGCCGCTCGGGGAGTACAAGGACAACCTGCGCGCGATCTGTGCCTACTTCAAG AATAAGTGGCCCTCCGCTGCCATCATACTCATCACCCCTCCACCGATCCACGAGCCGGCGAGGATTCG AGACATATATGGAGATAATGACCCTTCAAGACAGCCTGAAAGAACAAATGAAGCTGCTGGCACTTATGCACAAGCATGCATAACTGTTGCTAAAGAACTGGGTCATCCAGTTATAGACATCTGGACGCAGATACAGCAATGTCCTGATTGGCAAACATCTGCATTAAG TGACGGGCTCCATTTCACCCCGTTCGGGAACAAAATTTTGTTCGACGAGGTGCTGAAGACACTGGAAAGTGTTGGTTTCAGCCAGCACAGTCTCCGGTCCGATCTCCCTCTCTTCCATGAAATTGACCCCAAGGACCCACTGAAAGCCTTTGAGATTTGA